The window TCACTTCCCTCCGCCGTATCCGCCGCCTCGAAACCGTCTGGGACGACGGAGACGGTAACAACTGCCACGTGGCTCTTAACCGCTCCCGCGTCGCTAAAAGACTACTAGAAGAGTGCGAAATCGGGAACGGAGATAACTCCCTCATCAGAGCTGGCTACGGCGGCTGGCTGCTTTACACCGCCGCTTCCGCCGGAGATTTAGAATTCGTGAAGAAGCTTCTAGAGAGAGATCCACTTCTCGTGTTCGGTGAAGGAGAATACGGTGTCACTGATATCCTCTACGCGGCCGCACGAGGTCGAAACGACGACGTGTTCCGTCTCGTTCTCGACTTCGCTTTGTTACCGGCTGATATCGCCGGCGTCGAAGAAATCAACGGCGAAAAGTTAACAGAGAAACAGTTAATAGTAAAAGAGGAGATGGTAAAAAGAGGAGTCCACAGTGCCGCGAGAGGCGGACACGTGACAATCCTCGATGAACTTTTACCCTCTGGCAAATACGACGACGTTTCAAAACTCAGAGATGCGTTTGGTTCTACTCTGTTACACTCTGCTTCTAGCAGAGCTCAAATCGAAGTAAGAACTACCACAaatcaaatcattttatttacattaatttaatgCATAGACTTATTTATTGATATTAATTCAGGTGGTGAAGTATCTTGTATCCAAGTATGATTCGATCATGGAGGTTCAAGATAGCCATGGAAACACAGCGTTACATATAGCTGCTTACAAGGGTCATTTAGATGTAGTGGAGGTTCTTATTAACGAATCTCAACCGTTGATTTCCATTGttaacggagatggtgacacgTTTCTTCACACGGTCGTCTCTGGTTTTGCTGCGTCCGGGTTTAAACGGTTGGACCGGCAGATGGAGCTTCTGAAGAAGTTAGTCTCAGGAGGGGGAGGAAGCTGTTCCGTTGACTTTTCTGAGATTGTCAACGTTAGAAATTGTAACGGAAGAACTGTGGTTCATCTAGCTGTGATGGATAATCTTAACGCCGTTAGACCTGACGTCGTTGAGAGTCTGTTGAGAATCCCTGGCGTTGATCTTAACGTCGTTGATTCGTACGGGATGACGGCCATTGATTTGCTTAAACGGCAAACGCCGAAAACGCTCGTTTCTGAGTTGTTGATCAAACGGCTTGTTGCCGCTGGTGGGAGAACAAACTGCGGTGAGAGCGTTTCGAGGTTTAGAGAAGAGCGTTATGGATTCTGCGGTAGTCCAGGAACTTCGTTTGAGATATCTGATTCTGAGATTTTTCTATTCACGGCGGCGAGAACGGATCACACCGCTGAGTTAAGAAGTCCAGACAGAGAGAGTTTCGATGGGATCAGTGAGTGTTCGACTGAAATCTCCACGCATTCTAAACGCAAACGCcgcggtggtggtggcggcgggGGAACAGGAGCGCGTCTTAAGCTTCTTTTACGGTGGGCGAAGAAGGAAGAGTCGGAGGAGAATCGACGTTTCTCAGGAGATAACAACAACCGTCGTGTTCCTCTCAGAGAGATGTATTCGCCGTCGGGTTGTAACAGAGGAGAAAGAGCGTTTCCGATGAGAACAGAGAGTGGTGATCTCCCGAGTTTATCAGTGAGATTGAAATTTACTCAAGGGTTGATGAAAGGTGTCGTGGTTCAGGAATCTCCGAGATTCGTGTTCTCTCCTCCGGCGGTTTCTGATTACTCTGGAGCTCCGTCGTCGGCTTGCTCGTCGCCGTTTCAGACGGTTTCTTCGGAATTAGGGAGAAGAACACCAGCGATGAAGAAAAAGGGATCTTTTATGGACAGATACTTGTCTTTTGGGGGTAAAGGATTAGCCATTGATGGTTCTTCTGAGATGAATAGTGGCTCTGGTCATCGTCTCCGTCCACGGAGTTTCAAACGAGCCatctctttggtttcttcttgaaATCACATAGTTTTCTTTTGTCACACGTAATCTTTACCCTTTAACTCAAGGGGTTACATTTAAATTCATATAATTGTAAGAAAAgggaaataaaaatagattcttggttttaataaaaggaaaactgAAGTTTGAAAGTAttattttcggtttttttttttaaattgggaTAATTGGTAATTTATATACATCTCCATATTGGAttaggagttttttttgttaataatcaaattactaatttccttttctctatCTCCTATCCTATCTAGTTCATGTGTAATTAGGAGTGACtccttttaaaaaacttcaaaacaGTTCCATATAAACttcaaaaccctagtttctctCTATCGTTCTTTTCTTCGTGTGTCTAGTTCAATCGAACAAACGAAGACGCTCCGTTTGAACTGGGGTTTGTGCTGTTCTCTGTCGGGTTGTCATCGTGTTTGTAAGAATGGTTACAGAATCCAAACTTAGGATAAACGTTGGATCTGAAGCCAATCGATCGAGGAAGAAGCGTGGAGCTGAAGAGGTAGAAGAGCTTGATCAGGCAAATACgaataagaagaagcaaaagatggATCGCGATCGCGAGTTGTTGTCCTTGCATGATCTGTGTCTAAATTTACTAGAATCGATGAGAGACGAATGGTTAGGTTGGCGTTTTGAGGAGCTTGTcattgaaaaccctaattatttCTCTGTTATATCAAAGCCAATGGATTTCGTCACAATCAAGTCCAAACTCGCCAAGAATCTCTATCTCAATATTGCTGAAGAGTTTCCCAGAGATGTTCAATTAGTCTTCGAGAATGCGATTCGCTATTATCCTCCTGAGAATTCGCTTCACAAGAacgctaagaagcttaagaagCTTTTTGAGTTGAGGTGGGAATCGGTAAAGACGAAGATAGCTTGTGGGAGAGTTACCTTGGGCCAAAAGGTTTCTCGTTTGATAAATCCAGTGAAAGAGCAGAGCAAAGAGGATAAGCCTGAGAGCAAATTCGAATTCGATCAAGGTTTAATGCCCTTATCTCCTACGAAGGCTCTTCGTGCGGCAACAATCAGGATTCGATTTGCAGATACTATCGTGAAGGCCAAATATAGAAAGCTTATCGACGAGAGTGGTGGTAACAAAGCTGATGTGATGATGAGAATGGAGAAAGAAAAGCAACTTTTAGAAAGAAGGGAACGTGAAGTGAAAGCTA is drawn from Camelina sativa cultivar DH55 chromosome 1, Cs, whole genome shotgun sequence and contains these coding sequences:
- the LOC104699018 gene encoding E3 ubiquitin-protein ligase MIB2-like, which produces MPPPIFPLRWESTGDQWWYASPIDCAAANGLYDVVIELLHQDTNLLVKLTSLRRIRRLETVWDDGDGNNCHVALNRSRVAKRLLEECEIGNGDNSLIRAGYGGWLLYTAASAGDLEFVKKLLERDPLLVFGEGEYGVTDILYAAARGRNDDVFRLVLDFALLPADIAGVEEINGEKLTEKQLIVKEEMVKRGVHSAARGGHVTILDELLPSGKYDDVSKLRDAFGSTLLHSASSRAQIEVVKYLVSKYDSIMEVQDSHGNTALHIAAYKGHLDVVEVLINESQPLISIVNGDGDTFLHTVVSGFAASGFKRLDRQMELLKKLVSGGGGSCSVDFSEIVNVRNCNGRTVVHLAVMDNLNAVRPDVVESLLRIPGVDLNVVDSYGMTAIDLLKRQTPKTLVSELLIKRLVAAGGRTNCGESVSRFREERYGFCGSPGTSFEISDSEIFLFTAARTDHTAELRSPDRESFDGISECSTEISTHSKRKRRGGGGGGGTGARLKLLLRWAKKEESEENRRFSGDNNNRRVPLREMYSPSGCNRGERAFPMRTESGDLPSLSVRLKFTQGLMKGVVVQESPRFVFSPPAVSDYSGAPSSACSSPFQTVSSELGRRTPAMKKKGSFMDRYLSFGGKGLAIDGSSEMNSGSGHRLRPRSFKRAISLVSS
- the LOC104703275 gene encoding transcription factor GTE12-like, with amino-acid sequence MVTESKLRINVGSEANRSRKKRGAEEVEELDQANTNKKKQKMDRDRELLSLHDLCLNLLESMRDEWLGWRFEELVIENPNYFSVISKPMDFVTIKSKLAKNLYLNIAEEFPRDVQLVFENAIRYYPPENSLHKNAKKLKKLFELRWESVKTKIACGRVTLGQKVSRLINPVKEQSKEDKPESKFEFDQGLMPLSPTKALRAATIRIRFADTIVKAKYRKLIDESGGNKADVMMRMEKEKQLLERREREVKARIEGEPRAARLKVLCRERLALEELEEEAKFNIVDNLQTMKEVVKLCGRSYLARRTRRIEEELGLFLTIEDYWPELEEIKEEGEI